Proteins encoded by one window of Conger conger chromosome 1, fConCon1.1, whole genome shotgun sequence:
- the LOC133110421 gene encoding tyrosine-protein phosphatase non-receptor type 2-like isoform X2, with the protein MDQEFKDMDSAGRWQNLYIEIRGQSHECPYKVAKFPENRNRNRYRDVSPYDHSRVKLENSENDYINASLVVVEEAQRNYILTQGPLRNTCGHFWLMIWEQRTKAVIMLNRVIEKGLEKCAQYWPTQEEREMSFRDTRFVVTLLSEDVKSYYTTRVLQLLNLSTGESREIFHFHYTTWPDFGVPESPASFLNFLFKVRESGSLATDHGPSVVHCSAGIGRSGTFSLVDTCLVLMGKRRDPSSVDIQKVLLDMRKYRMGLIQTPDQLRFSYMAVIEGAKCIMGDGESMQKQWQKLSKEDQAPAQALPPQPPKRPTDKLNGNRPPHPALDTKPDSERMAETGVAGKGQDVDERGPIRKRHREDKIAATAQKIQEMKQRLSDSEKRRKRQRSSDT; encoded by the exons ATGGACCAGGAGTTTAAGGACATGGATTCAGCAGGGCGATGGCAGAACCTATACATT gaaATTCGGGGCCAGTCTCACGAGTGTCCTTACAAAGTGGCAAAGTTTCCAGAGAATCGGAACAGAAACCGATACAGAGATGTCAGCCCAT ATGACCACAGTCGAGTTAAACTagaaaattctgaaaatgaCTATATTAATGCAAGCCTGGTCGTAGTGGAGGAAGCCCAAAGAAACTACATATTAACTCAG GGCCCATTGAGAAACACTTGCGGCCACTTTTGGTTAATGATCTGGGAGCAGAGGACGAAAGCCGTCATAATGCTGAACAGAGTCATCGAGAAAGGACTG GAAAAATGTGCCCAGTACTGGCCGACACAGGAAGAGCGGGAAATGTCTTTCAGGGACACGCGCTTTGTCGTGACACTGCTTTCGGAGGATGTCAAGTCCTACTACACGACGCGGGTACTGCAGCTGCTGAACCTGAGC ACAGGAGAGTCCAGAGAGATCTTTCACTTTCATTACACCACATGGCCAGACTTTGGGGTCCCAGAATCCCCCGCCTCCTTCCTCAACTTCCTGTTCAAGGTGCGAGAGTCGGGCAGTCTGGCCACCGACCACGGGCCTTCGGTGGTTCACTGCAGCGCCGGGATTGGTCGCTCGGGGACATTCTCACTGGTGGACACCTGCCTCGTCCTG ATGGGCAAGAGGAGAGACCCCTCCTCCGTGGACATTCAGAAGGTCCTGCTGGACATGAGAAAGTACCGCATGGGACTGATCCAAACACCAGACCAGCTCCGCTTCTCCTACATGGCTGTCATCGAGGGAGCCaagtgcatcatgggagatgGGGAATCTATGCAG AAGCAGTGGCAGAAGCTCTCCAAAGAGGACCAGGCCCCGGCCCAGGCCCTGCCCCCTCAGCCCCCCAAGCGGCCCACAGACAAGCTCAACGGGAACAGGCCGCCCCACCCGGCGCTGGACACCAAGCCCGACTCCGAGAGGATGGCCGAGACGGGCGTGGCCGGGAAAGGGCAGGACGTGGACGAGAGGGGGCC CATTCGGAAACGACACCGAGAGGACAAGATCGCTGCCACAGCGCAGAAGATCCAGGAGATGAAGCAGAGACTGAGCGACTcggagaagaggagaaaaag gcagAGATCGAGCGACAcctaa
- the LOC133110421 gene encoding tyrosine-protein phosphatase non-receptor type 2-like isoform X1, which produces MDQEFKDMDSAGRWQNLYIEIRGQSHECPYKVAKFPENRNRNRYRDVSPYDHSRVKLENSENDYINASLVVVEEAQRNYILTQGPLRNTCGHFWLMIWEQRTKAVIMLNRVIEKGLEKCAQYWPTQEEREMSFRDTRFVVTLLSEDVKSYYTTRVLQLLNLSTGESREIFHFHYTTWPDFGVPESPASFLNFLFKVRESGSLATDHGPSVVHCSAGIGRSGTFSLVDTCLVLMGKRRDPSSVDIQKVLLDMRKYRMGLIQTPDQLRFSYMAVIEGAKCIMGDGESMQKQWQKLSKEDQAPAQALPPQPPKRPTDKLNGNRPPHPALDTKPDSERMAETGVAGKGQDVDERGPIRKRHREDKIAATAQKIQEMKQRLSDSEKRRKRWLYWKPILFNVGAGAAVAVGLCVCWAIFSQ; this is translated from the exons ATGGACCAGGAGTTTAAGGACATGGATTCAGCAGGGCGATGGCAGAACCTATACATT gaaATTCGGGGCCAGTCTCACGAGTGTCCTTACAAAGTGGCAAAGTTTCCAGAGAATCGGAACAGAAACCGATACAGAGATGTCAGCCCAT ATGACCACAGTCGAGTTAAACTagaaaattctgaaaatgaCTATATTAATGCAAGCCTGGTCGTAGTGGAGGAAGCCCAAAGAAACTACATATTAACTCAG GGCCCATTGAGAAACACTTGCGGCCACTTTTGGTTAATGATCTGGGAGCAGAGGACGAAAGCCGTCATAATGCTGAACAGAGTCATCGAGAAAGGACTG GAAAAATGTGCCCAGTACTGGCCGACACAGGAAGAGCGGGAAATGTCTTTCAGGGACACGCGCTTTGTCGTGACACTGCTTTCGGAGGATGTCAAGTCCTACTACACGACGCGGGTACTGCAGCTGCTGAACCTGAGC ACAGGAGAGTCCAGAGAGATCTTTCACTTTCATTACACCACATGGCCAGACTTTGGGGTCCCAGAATCCCCCGCCTCCTTCCTCAACTTCCTGTTCAAGGTGCGAGAGTCGGGCAGTCTGGCCACCGACCACGGGCCTTCGGTGGTTCACTGCAGCGCCGGGATTGGTCGCTCGGGGACATTCTCACTGGTGGACACCTGCCTCGTCCTG ATGGGCAAGAGGAGAGACCCCTCCTCCGTGGACATTCAGAAGGTCCTGCTGGACATGAGAAAGTACCGCATGGGACTGATCCAAACACCAGACCAGCTCCGCTTCTCCTACATGGCTGTCATCGAGGGAGCCaagtgcatcatgggagatgGGGAATCTATGCAG AAGCAGTGGCAGAAGCTCTCCAAAGAGGACCAGGCCCCGGCCCAGGCCCTGCCCCCTCAGCCCCCCAAGCGGCCCACAGACAAGCTCAACGGGAACAGGCCGCCCCACCCGGCGCTGGACACCAAGCCCGACTCCGAGAGGATGGCCGAGACGGGCGTGGCCGGGAAAGGGCAGGACGTGGACGAGAGGGGGCC CATTCGGAAACGACACCGAGAGGACAAGATCGCTGCCACAGCGCAGAAGATCCAGGAGATGAAGCAGAGACTGAGCGACTcggagaagaggagaaaaaggTGGTTGTACTGGAAACCTATTCTCTTTAATGTCGGGGCCGGTGCAGCGGTGGCCGtcggattgtgtgtgtgctgggcaaTCTTTTCCCAGTAA
- the LOC133110404 gene encoding nucleoporin SEH1-like isoform X3 yields the protein MPSAGHIIRYRKTTGRRQLIKCGRESRCSHIKTKHLCLEIKYQPACVQSPKILVISSLKMFVARSIAADHKDLIHDVSYDFHGRRMATCSSDQSVKVWDKSESGEWHCTASWKTHSGSVWRVTWAHPEFGQVLASCSFDRTAAVWEEIVGESNNKQRGQSHWIKRTTLVDSRTSVTDVKFAPKHMGLMLTTCSADGVVRIYEAPDVMNLSQWSLQHEISCKLSCSCISWNPSSSRAHPPMIAVGSDDSNVTYGGKVQIYEYNENTRKYAKAETLMTVTDPVHDIAFAPNLGRSFHVLAIATKDVRIFKLLPLRRETSSTGPTKFEVQLVAQFDNHNSQVWRVSWNITSTLLASSGDDGCVRLWKANYMDNWKCTGILKGDGSPVNGSSGQPGILNASAGSAAQGSQNALNGASAGRI from the exons ATGCCCTCTGCTGGTCATATAATCCGATATAGGAAAACAACAGGGAGGCGCCAGTTGATTAAATGTGGACGTGAATCTAGGTGCTCacacatcaaaacaaaacatttatgtcTTGAAATAAAATACCAACCTGCTTGTGTCCAATCTCCTAAAATACTCGTTATATCGAGCCTCAAGATGTTTGTTGCCCGGAGCATAGCAGCGGATCACAAAGATCTAATTCATGATGTTTCGTACGATTTCCACGGCAGGAGAATGGCGACTTGTTCTAGTGACCAAAGTGTAAAG GTTTGGGATAAAAGTGAGAGCGGAGAGTGGCATTGCACAGCCAGCTGGAAG ACTCACAGCGGCTCCGTGTGGCGGGTGACCTGGGCCCACCCGGAGTTCGGGCAGGTGCTGGCCTCCTGCTCCTTCGACCGCACCGCTGCCGTCTGGGAGGAGATCGTGGGGGAGTCCAACAACAAGCAGCGTGGACAGAGCCACTGG ATCAAGCGCACAACGCTGGTGGACAGCCGGACGTCGGTGACGGATGTGAAGTTTGCTCCCAAGCACATGGGCCTGATGCTGACCACGTGCTCGGCCGACGGGGTGGTACGCATCTACGAAGCGCCGGACGTGATGAACCTGAGCCAGTGGTCCCTGCAGCATGAGATCTCCTGCAAGCTGAGCTGCAGCTGCATCTCCTGGAACCCCTCCAG CTCCCGAGCCCACCCCCCAATGATCGCCGTTGGCAGCGATGACAGCAATGTGACATACGGTGGAAAAGTTCAAATCTACGAGTACAACGAGAACACAAG GAAGTACGCCAAGGCGGAGACGCTGATGACGGTCACGGATCCTGTGCACGACATCGCCTTCGCTCCGAATCTCGGGCGGTCCTTCCACGTGCTGGCCATTGCAACCAAAGATGTCCGCATCTTCAAACTGCTGCCCCTACG GAGGGAGACCAGCTCCACCGGACCCACCAAGTTCGAGGTGCAGCTTGTGGCCCAGTTCGACAACCACAACTCACAGGTGTGGCGTGTGAGCTGGAACATCACCAGCACCCTTCTGGCGTCTTCCGGGGACGACGGCTGCGTGCGGCTCTGGAAAG CAAACTACATGGACAATTGGAAGTGCACGGGGATCCTGAAGGGAGATGGCAGCCCGGTCAATGGGTCGTCAGGGCAACCCGGGATCCTGAACGCCTCGGCCGGGTCAGCGGCCCAGGGCTCTCAGAACGCCCTGAACGGAGCGTCGGCGGGAAG GATTTGA
- the LOC133110404 gene encoding nucleoporin SEH1-like isoform X1 — protein sequence MPSAGHIIRYRKTTGRRQLIKCGRESRCSHIKTKHLCLEIKYQPACVQSPKILVISSLKMFVARSIAADHKDLIHDVSYDFHGRRMATCSSDQSVKVWDKSESGEWHCTASWKTHSGSVWRVTWAHPEFGQVLASCSFDRTAAVWEEIVGESNNKQRGQSHWIKRTTLVDSRTSVTDVKFAPKHMGLMLTTCSADGVVRIYEAPDVMNLSQWSLQHEISCKLSCSCISWNPSSSRAHPPMIAVGSDDSNVTYGGKVQIYEYNENTRKYAKAETLMTVTDPVHDIAFAPNLGRSFHVLAIATKDVRIFKLLPLRRETSSTGPTKFEVQLVAQFDNHNSQVWRVSWNITSTLLASSGDDGCVRLWKANYMDNWKCTGILKGDGSPVNGSSGQPGILNASAGSAAQGSQNALNGASAGRYFFPPLDPPWSGSRCADLLPPPSLIEQTSDDDAPLPQPSQLRRRRTLIPLPESEGE from the exons ATGCCCTCTGCTGGTCATATAATCCGATATAGGAAAACAACAGGGAGGCGCCAGTTGATTAAATGTGGACGTGAATCTAGGTGCTCacacatcaaaacaaaacatttatgtcTTGAAATAAAATACCAACCTGCTTGTGTCCAATCTCCTAAAATACTCGTTATATCGAGCCTCAAGATGTTTGTTGCCCGGAGCATAGCAGCGGATCACAAAGATCTAATTCATGATGTTTCGTACGATTTCCACGGCAGGAGAATGGCGACTTGTTCTAGTGACCAAAGTGTAAAG GTTTGGGATAAAAGTGAGAGCGGAGAGTGGCATTGCACAGCCAGCTGGAAG ACTCACAGCGGCTCCGTGTGGCGGGTGACCTGGGCCCACCCGGAGTTCGGGCAGGTGCTGGCCTCCTGCTCCTTCGACCGCACCGCTGCCGTCTGGGAGGAGATCGTGGGGGAGTCCAACAACAAGCAGCGTGGACAGAGCCACTGG ATCAAGCGCACAACGCTGGTGGACAGCCGGACGTCGGTGACGGATGTGAAGTTTGCTCCCAAGCACATGGGCCTGATGCTGACCACGTGCTCGGCCGACGGGGTGGTACGCATCTACGAAGCGCCGGACGTGATGAACCTGAGCCAGTGGTCCCTGCAGCATGAGATCTCCTGCAAGCTGAGCTGCAGCTGCATCTCCTGGAACCCCTCCAG CTCCCGAGCCCACCCCCCAATGATCGCCGTTGGCAGCGATGACAGCAATGTGACATACGGTGGAAAAGTTCAAATCTACGAGTACAACGAGAACACAAG GAAGTACGCCAAGGCGGAGACGCTGATGACGGTCACGGATCCTGTGCACGACATCGCCTTCGCTCCGAATCTCGGGCGGTCCTTCCACGTGCTGGCCATTGCAACCAAAGATGTCCGCATCTTCAAACTGCTGCCCCTACG GAGGGAGACCAGCTCCACCGGACCCACCAAGTTCGAGGTGCAGCTTGTGGCCCAGTTCGACAACCACAACTCACAGGTGTGGCGTGTGAGCTGGAACATCACCAGCACCCTTCTGGCGTCTTCCGGGGACGACGGCTGCGTGCGGCTCTGGAAAG CAAACTACATGGACAATTGGAAGTGCACGGGGATCCTGAAGGGAGATGGCAGCCCGGTCAATGGGTCGTCAGGGCAACCCGGGATCCTGAACGCCTCGGCCGGGTCAGCGGCCCAGGGCTCTCAGAACGCCCTGAACGGAGCGTCGGCGGGAAG GTATTTCTTTCCCCCTCTGGACCCACCATGGTCTGGGTCACGGTGCGCTGACCTCCTGCCTCCTCCGTCTCTTATTGAGCAGACCAGCGACGATGACGCCCCCTTACCACAGCCGTCTCAACTGCGGAGACGGCGGACCCTAATCCCCTTGCCAGAAAGTGAAGGGGAATAA
- the LOC133110404 gene encoding nucleoporin SEH1-like isoform X2 has product MPSAGHIIRYRKTTGRRQLIKCGRESRCSHIKTKHLCLEIKYQPACVQSPKILVISSLKMFVARSIAADHKDLIHDVSYDFHGRRMATCSSDQSVKVWDKSESGEWHCTASWKTHSGSVWRVTWAHPEFGQVLASCSFDRTAAVWEEIVGESNNKQRGQSHWIKRTTLVDSRTSVTDVKFAPKHMGLMLTTCSADGVVRIYEAPDVMNLSQWSLQHEISCKLSCSCISWNPSSSRAHPPMIAVGSDDSNVTYGGKVQIYEYNENTRKYAKAETLMTVTDPVHDIAFAPNLGRSFHVLAIATKDVRIFKLLPLRRETSSTGPTKFEVQLVAQFDNHNSQVWRVSWNITSTLLASSGDDGCVRLWKANYMDNWKCTGILKGDGSPVNGSSGQPGILNASAGSAAQGSQNALNGASAGRTGKRTPFSTPQRRMTYPKAHHQPAYY; this is encoded by the exons ATGCCCTCTGCTGGTCATATAATCCGATATAGGAAAACAACAGGGAGGCGCCAGTTGATTAAATGTGGACGTGAATCTAGGTGCTCacacatcaaaacaaaacatttatgtcTTGAAATAAAATACCAACCTGCTTGTGTCCAATCTCCTAAAATACTCGTTATATCGAGCCTCAAGATGTTTGTTGCCCGGAGCATAGCAGCGGATCACAAAGATCTAATTCATGATGTTTCGTACGATTTCCACGGCAGGAGAATGGCGACTTGTTCTAGTGACCAAAGTGTAAAG GTTTGGGATAAAAGTGAGAGCGGAGAGTGGCATTGCACAGCCAGCTGGAAG ACTCACAGCGGCTCCGTGTGGCGGGTGACCTGGGCCCACCCGGAGTTCGGGCAGGTGCTGGCCTCCTGCTCCTTCGACCGCACCGCTGCCGTCTGGGAGGAGATCGTGGGGGAGTCCAACAACAAGCAGCGTGGACAGAGCCACTGG ATCAAGCGCACAACGCTGGTGGACAGCCGGACGTCGGTGACGGATGTGAAGTTTGCTCCCAAGCACATGGGCCTGATGCTGACCACGTGCTCGGCCGACGGGGTGGTACGCATCTACGAAGCGCCGGACGTGATGAACCTGAGCCAGTGGTCCCTGCAGCATGAGATCTCCTGCAAGCTGAGCTGCAGCTGCATCTCCTGGAACCCCTCCAG CTCCCGAGCCCACCCCCCAATGATCGCCGTTGGCAGCGATGACAGCAATGTGACATACGGTGGAAAAGTTCAAATCTACGAGTACAACGAGAACACAAG GAAGTACGCCAAGGCGGAGACGCTGATGACGGTCACGGATCCTGTGCACGACATCGCCTTCGCTCCGAATCTCGGGCGGTCCTTCCACGTGCTGGCCATTGCAACCAAAGATGTCCGCATCTTCAAACTGCTGCCCCTACG GAGGGAGACCAGCTCCACCGGACCCACCAAGTTCGAGGTGCAGCTTGTGGCCCAGTTCGACAACCACAACTCACAGGTGTGGCGTGTGAGCTGGAACATCACCAGCACCCTTCTGGCGTCTTCCGGGGACGACGGCTGCGTGCGGCTCTGGAAAG CAAACTACATGGACAATTGGAAGTGCACGGGGATCCTGAAGGGAGATGGCAGCCCGGTCAATGGGTCGTCAGGGCAACCCGGGATCCTGAACGCCTCGGCCGGGTCAGCGGCCCAGGGCTCTCAGAACGCCCTGAACGGAGCGTCGGCGGGAAG GACTGGAAAGAGAACTCCCTTTTCCACTCCCCAACGGCGAATGACCTATCCAAAGGCTCACCATCAGCCTGCATACTACTAA